A genomic segment from Fundulus heteroclitus isolate FHET01 chromosome 6, MU-UCD_Fhet_4.1, whole genome shotgun sequence encodes:
- the si:ch211-13f8.1 gene encoding uncharacterized protein si:ch211-13f8.1 isoform X1 has product MKLRNSQDTRKYIQARENSEIQRESNRSQEVKYHRRCDELHGNQDISEHKPCLCVTHTMEKEKSEGDALPKSTCPVPAGIPINWGLITGPVPEPVLPPSSLKTQLPPPHGLASHALQTKVKSLTQRRMRGREREKDREKLDVGEVRTSGPPGQISSEVLLRPRPRAKGQLFVPSTSWRSGAAKDLSSSDEDEEVEVQVRLEIHSPPVDLQTEPTEESEEKKSEQNEEQASPGGLGEGTSLESLLSDNSSSSKDDPSPPPPPPLPVLSSASSTTSASTSSSCSARHWAPPKGFWRVARPETLLLNGVGPHNMPPTLPLKDYTQIETPVEPQCKSKPSEAVNNRSEAESVVEDAEAASALKHSDSVEFYLDRCEQREADEVDPAKGLCSSDSWESMPAESGVLRADLKLRVKERAYAKLRERQQNCKDVRDRRGGESVDYYGDITYRVDYKVTGDQDVIESTDTALLAKELEPYLRSLLVISDELPLSPRHEQAKRLLERARLKARSNHFKDARPRRSQSDQRSTVKNQQVESPNHKPVPKAAQTKEDPPSQASSGPLLVPSQRDTSPSEQPGRPKRYGCSPTRVRFEDESEKEAESRYLDRMRQRGRPGMPKSRSKECNTDSSSSGSEKSRGHRSISLPPSQKQEDLVTNDETTVIKEIIVLVKKCEACGSVVREPQPASSPSDLQNSEPQQTAVPEDPRGKPTSVPVLPNKPDTSTRPKAPLTVTFAGAYVLGENKESSTGWKSSGFGKLRRRSRKGENRLESGHGPYGPSWAQRRNSNPRNRVNLTRAVTFAPGSPVTLEPHLLEASGGLRESPAPSLPIKSALKSSSRNRSAAGQSTVQFQGSSSQGGDSGSQSPDTPETRRESPVSSNQGSPAASSPVPCIRPSTLRYSPARIPTDLPSAEIWDATSDGAGLNGESGSGSDFRALRGMGMSRAEDLRAELLRAEHLKAEALWEESSDGSRKFDGRPKLFLRRFFSSIGLNSVGRLVKGGRSSSMEHLSLPTVQRASSASPSPTRRPQPAIRIQRTPSLQTLHTVLPLAQLRKASSVQSLERRTERSTILGEVQIPLGLAPSPDTPQIEIHRAISVEDIVAARMVHPMGRVTQALPDGTILLELIKPPSGPFGFVISRGKGRPDTGVYVEKVGDGGVEGLLGVGDEILQVNGEAVAGLSLDQVTRLMTRESTATLRILPARRNLR; this is encoded by the exons ATGAAACTAAGAAACTCACAGGACACGAGGAAATACATACAAGCCAGGGAGAACAGTGAAATCCAAAGGGAATCAAACAGAAGCCAGGAAGTCAAATACCACAGGAGATGTGATGAACTACATGGAAACCAG GACATTTCAGAGCATAAACCCTGTTTGTGCGTCACCCACACCATGGAGAAGGAGAAATCGGAAGGCGATGCTCTTCCTAAATCCACTTGCCCTGTACCCGCTGGCATACCCATCAACTGGGGACTCATCACGGGCCCAGTTCCAGAGCCTGTTCTCCCACCGTCCTCTTTGAAGACCCAGCTGCCTCCTCCGCACGGTTTAGCCTCGCATGCActtcagaccaaagtgaagtCGTTGACTCAGAGACGaatgagaggcagagagagggagaaggaCCGAGAGAAGTTGGACGTAGGTGAGGTGCGCACGAGTGGCCCGCCCGGGCAGATCTCATCTGAAGTGCTTCTCAGGCCGAGGCCGAGAGCCAAAGGCCAGCTGTTCGTGCCGTCCACCTCCTGGCGGTCAGGCGCCGCAAAGGACTTGAGCAGCAGCGATGAAGATGAGGAAGTAGAAGTTCAGGTTAGACTGGAGATTCACAGTCCTCCTGTAGACCTACAAACAGAGCCGACAGAAGAAAGTGAAGAGAAGAAGTCGGAACAAAACGAGGAGCAGGCCAGCCCCGGGGGGCTCGGGGAGGGCACGAGTCTGGAAAGTCTTCTCTCAGATAACTCCAGTAGTAGCAAGGATGACCCgtcgcctcctcctcctcctcctctgcctgtTCTCTCCTCCGCTAGCTCTACCACGTCTGCTTCCACCTCATCCTCTTGTTCAGCAAGACACTGGGCACCTCCAAAGGGCTTCTGGAGAGTAGCACGGCCAGAAACCTTGCTTCTCAACGGGGTTGGCCCTCACAACATGCCCCCAACATTACCTTTAAAGGACTACACTCAGATAGAGACGCCGGTGGAACCTCAGTGCAAGTCCAAACCTTCTGAAGCAGTCAACAACAGGAGTGAGGCAGAAAGTGTGGTCGAGGACGCCGAAGCAGCATCGGCTCTCAAACATTCGGATAGTGTCGAATTTTACCTGGACAGGTGTGAGCAAAGGGAGGCAGATGAGGTTGATCCGGCCAAAGGCCTGTGCAGTTCGGACAGCTGGGAAAGCATGCCTGCTGAAAGCGGAGTGCTGCGTGCCGACCTGAAGCTACGGGTGAAGGAGAGGGCCTACGCAAAGCTGAGGGAAAGACAACAAAACTGCAAAGACGTCCGAGATCGCCGTGGAGGAGAAAGCGTCGACTATTATGGGGACATAACATACAGAGTAGATTATAAAG TAACAGGGGACCAGGATGTTATAGAAAGCACAGACACTGCACTTCTTGCAAAGGAACTTGAACCATATTTAAG ATCACTTCTCGTAATAAGCGATGAGCTACCTTTAAGCCCAAGGCACGAGCAAGCCAAGCGTCTTCTGGAGCGAGCCAGGCTCAAGGCTCGGTCCAACCACTTCAAAGACGCCCGCCCCAGACGCTCTCAGTCTGATCAGAGGTCCACAGT GAAAAATCAGCAAGTTGAATCTCCCAATCACAAACCAGTGCCGAAAGCTGCTCAAACCAAAGAAGATCCTCCATCTCAAGCCTCGTCCGGTCCTCTTCTGGTTCCCTCACAAAGGGACACTTCTCCGAGTGAGCAACCAGGTCGACCCAAACGCTATGGCTGTTCCCCCACACGTGTGCGCTTTGAGGATGAATCCGAGAAAGAAGCCGAGTCCCGCTATTTGGACCGAATGAGACAGCGCGGCAGACCTGGAATGCCCAAGTCCAGGTCGAAGGAATGTAACACAGACTCCAGCAGTAGTGGCtcagagaagagcagaggcCACAGGAGTATCTCTTTGCCACCTTCCCAGAAGCAAGAAGATCTTGTGACAAATGATGAAACAACTGTTATTAAGGAGATAATAGTACTGGTGAAGAAATGCGAAGCTTGTGGCTCTGTGGTCAGGGAACCTCAGCCGGCCTCCTCACCATCTGACCTGCAGAACAGCGAGCCACAGCAGACTGCTGTCCCCGAGGACCCACGGGGGAAACCGACTTCTGTCCCGGTGCTTCCAAACAAACCAGATACGAGCACTCGCCCCAAGGCTCCACTCACTGTCACATTTGCTGGAGCTTATGTGCtgggagaaaataaagaaagcaGCACCGGGTGGAAGTCATCCGGCTTCGGAAAACTCAGGAGACGCAGCAGAAAGGGAGAAAATCGTTTGGAGTCCGGCCACGGTCCTTACGGACCATCTTGGGCTCAGCGACGAAACTCCAATCCGCGCAATAGGGTCAACTTGACCAGAGCTGTAACGTTTGCCCCCGGCAGCCCCGTCACTTTAGAGCCACATTTACTGGAGGCATCTGGAGGTCTTAGAGAGTCGCCTGCCCCGTCGCTGCCCATAAAGTCCGCCCTGAAGTCGAGCTCAAGAAATCGCTCGGCTGCTGGTCAGTCCACAGTTCAGTTCCAGGGGTCCTCAAGTCAGGGAGGAGACAGCGGATCCCAATCCCCGGATACCCCAGAGACAAGAAGGGAGTCTCCTGTGTCTTCAAACCAAGGGTCGCCGGCAGCAAGCAGCCCAGTACCCTGTATCAGGCCTTCCACTCTTCGCTACTCCCCAGCCAGAATCCCCACGGAtctgccttctgctgagatctgggatgccACTTCAGATGGAGCAG GTCTAAACGGAGAGAGTGGTTCGGGTTCGGATTTCCGAGCTCTGCGAGGCATGGGTATGTCTCGGGCTGAGGACCTTAGAGCGGAGCTGCTGAGAGCGGAACATCTGAAAGCTGAGGCTTTGTGGGAAGAAAGCTCTGACGGTTCCAG AAAATTTGATGGAAGGCCAAAGCTTTTCCTGCGTCGCTTCTTCTCCTCTATCGGACTGAACAGCGTCGGCAGGCTTGTGAAAGGGGGTCGCTCCAGCAGCATGGAACATCTCAGTCTCCCCACCGTCCAACGGGCGAGCTCGGCCTCGCCGAGCCCCACACGGAGACCGCAGCCTGCCATTCGCATCCAGAGGACGCCCTCGCTGCAGACCCTGCACACA GTGCTCCCATTGGCCCAGCTGCGTAAAGCCTCCTCTGTGCAGAGTTTAGAGAGAAGAACCGAGCGCTCAACAATACTGGGAGAGGTCCAGATACCGTTAGGCTTGGCACCCAG ccctGACACCCCCCAGATTGAGATCCACAGGGCCATAAGCGTTGAAGACATAGTTGCTGCCAGAATGGTTCATCCTATGGGCCGGGTCACCCAAGCTTTGCCTGATGGGACTATCCTGCTGGAGCTCATCAAACCCCCAAGCGGCCCCTTTGGTTTTGTTATTTCAAGGGGGAAAGGTCGACCAGATACAG GTGTATACGTGGAGAAGGTCGGCGACGGCGGTGTGGAGGGCCTGCTGGGCGTTGGCGATGAAATTCTACAGGTTAACGGGGAGGCGGTGGCAGGACTCAGTTTGGACCAGGTCACACGCCTCATGACTCGGGAGAGCACCGCCACGCTCCGGATCTTGCCTGCCCGACGCAATCTGCGCTGA
- the si:ch211-13f8.1 gene encoding uncharacterized protein si:ch211-13f8.1 isoform X2 — translation MEKEKSEGDALPKSTCPVPAGIPINWGLITGPVPEPVLPPSSLKTQLPPPHGLASHALQTKVKSLTQRRMRGREREKDREKLDVGEVRTSGPPGQISSEVLLRPRPRAKGQLFVPSTSWRSGAAKDLSSSDEDEEVEVQVRLEIHSPPVDLQTEPTEESEEKKSEQNEEQASPGGLGEGTSLESLLSDNSSSSKDDPSPPPPPPLPVLSSASSTTSASTSSSCSARHWAPPKGFWRVARPETLLLNGVGPHNMPPTLPLKDYTQIETPVEPQCKSKPSEAVNNRSEAESVVEDAEAASALKHSDSVEFYLDRCEQREADEVDPAKGLCSSDSWESMPAESGVLRADLKLRVKERAYAKLRERQQNCKDVRDRRGGESVDYYGDITYRVDYKVTGDQDVIESTDTALLAKELEPYLRSLLVISDELPLSPRHEQAKRLLERARLKARSNHFKDARPRRSQSDQRSTVKNQQVESPNHKPVPKAAQTKEDPPSQASSGPLLVPSQRDTSPSEQPGRPKRYGCSPTRVRFEDESEKEAESRYLDRMRQRGRPGMPKSRSKECNTDSSSSGSEKSRGHRSISLPPSQKQEDLVTNDETTVIKEIIVLVKKCEACGSVVREPQPASSPSDLQNSEPQQTAVPEDPRGKPTSVPVLPNKPDTSTRPKAPLTVTFAGAYVLGENKESSTGWKSSGFGKLRRRSRKGENRLESGHGPYGPSWAQRRNSNPRNRVNLTRAVTFAPGSPVTLEPHLLEASGGLRESPAPSLPIKSALKSSSRNRSAAGQSTVQFQGSSSQGGDSGSQSPDTPETRRESPVSSNQGSPAASSPVPCIRPSTLRYSPARIPTDLPSAEIWDATSDGAGLNGESGSGSDFRALRGMGMSRAEDLRAELLRAEHLKAEALWEESSDGSRKFDGRPKLFLRRFFSSIGLNSVGRLVKGGRSSSMEHLSLPTVQRASSASPSPTRRPQPAIRIQRTPSLQTLHTVLPLAQLRKASSVQSLERRTERSTILGEVQIPLGLAPSPDTPQIEIHRAISVEDIVAARMVHPMGRVTQALPDGTILLELIKPPSGPFGFVISRGKGRPDTGVYVEKVGDGGVEGLLGVGDEILQVNGEAVAGLSLDQVTRLMTRESTATLRILPARRNLR, via the exons ATGGAGAAGGAGAAATCGGAAGGCGATGCTCTTCCTAAATCCACTTGCCCTGTACCCGCTGGCATACCCATCAACTGGGGACTCATCACGGGCCCAGTTCCAGAGCCTGTTCTCCCACCGTCCTCTTTGAAGACCCAGCTGCCTCCTCCGCACGGTTTAGCCTCGCATGCActtcagaccaaagtgaagtCGTTGACTCAGAGACGaatgagaggcagagagagggagaaggaCCGAGAGAAGTTGGACGTAGGTGAGGTGCGCACGAGTGGCCCGCCCGGGCAGATCTCATCTGAAGTGCTTCTCAGGCCGAGGCCGAGAGCCAAAGGCCAGCTGTTCGTGCCGTCCACCTCCTGGCGGTCAGGCGCCGCAAAGGACTTGAGCAGCAGCGATGAAGATGAGGAAGTAGAAGTTCAGGTTAGACTGGAGATTCACAGTCCTCCTGTAGACCTACAAACAGAGCCGACAGAAGAAAGTGAAGAGAAGAAGTCGGAACAAAACGAGGAGCAGGCCAGCCCCGGGGGGCTCGGGGAGGGCACGAGTCTGGAAAGTCTTCTCTCAGATAACTCCAGTAGTAGCAAGGATGACCCgtcgcctcctcctcctcctcctctgcctgtTCTCTCCTCCGCTAGCTCTACCACGTCTGCTTCCACCTCATCCTCTTGTTCAGCAAGACACTGGGCACCTCCAAAGGGCTTCTGGAGAGTAGCACGGCCAGAAACCTTGCTTCTCAACGGGGTTGGCCCTCACAACATGCCCCCAACATTACCTTTAAAGGACTACACTCAGATAGAGACGCCGGTGGAACCTCAGTGCAAGTCCAAACCTTCTGAAGCAGTCAACAACAGGAGTGAGGCAGAAAGTGTGGTCGAGGACGCCGAAGCAGCATCGGCTCTCAAACATTCGGATAGTGTCGAATTTTACCTGGACAGGTGTGAGCAAAGGGAGGCAGATGAGGTTGATCCGGCCAAAGGCCTGTGCAGTTCGGACAGCTGGGAAAGCATGCCTGCTGAAAGCGGAGTGCTGCGTGCCGACCTGAAGCTACGGGTGAAGGAGAGGGCCTACGCAAAGCTGAGGGAAAGACAACAAAACTGCAAAGACGTCCGAGATCGCCGTGGAGGAGAAAGCGTCGACTATTATGGGGACATAACATACAGAGTAGATTATAAAG TAACAGGGGACCAGGATGTTATAGAAAGCACAGACACTGCACTTCTTGCAAAGGAACTTGAACCATATTTAAG ATCACTTCTCGTAATAAGCGATGAGCTACCTTTAAGCCCAAGGCACGAGCAAGCCAAGCGTCTTCTGGAGCGAGCCAGGCTCAAGGCTCGGTCCAACCACTTCAAAGACGCCCGCCCCAGACGCTCTCAGTCTGATCAGAGGTCCACAGT GAAAAATCAGCAAGTTGAATCTCCCAATCACAAACCAGTGCCGAAAGCTGCTCAAACCAAAGAAGATCCTCCATCTCAAGCCTCGTCCGGTCCTCTTCTGGTTCCCTCACAAAGGGACACTTCTCCGAGTGAGCAACCAGGTCGACCCAAACGCTATGGCTGTTCCCCCACACGTGTGCGCTTTGAGGATGAATCCGAGAAAGAAGCCGAGTCCCGCTATTTGGACCGAATGAGACAGCGCGGCAGACCTGGAATGCCCAAGTCCAGGTCGAAGGAATGTAACACAGACTCCAGCAGTAGTGGCtcagagaagagcagaggcCACAGGAGTATCTCTTTGCCACCTTCCCAGAAGCAAGAAGATCTTGTGACAAATGATGAAACAACTGTTATTAAGGAGATAATAGTACTGGTGAAGAAATGCGAAGCTTGTGGCTCTGTGGTCAGGGAACCTCAGCCGGCCTCCTCACCATCTGACCTGCAGAACAGCGAGCCACAGCAGACTGCTGTCCCCGAGGACCCACGGGGGAAACCGACTTCTGTCCCGGTGCTTCCAAACAAACCAGATACGAGCACTCGCCCCAAGGCTCCACTCACTGTCACATTTGCTGGAGCTTATGTGCtgggagaaaataaagaaagcaGCACCGGGTGGAAGTCATCCGGCTTCGGAAAACTCAGGAGACGCAGCAGAAAGGGAGAAAATCGTTTGGAGTCCGGCCACGGTCCTTACGGACCATCTTGGGCTCAGCGACGAAACTCCAATCCGCGCAATAGGGTCAACTTGACCAGAGCTGTAACGTTTGCCCCCGGCAGCCCCGTCACTTTAGAGCCACATTTACTGGAGGCATCTGGAGGTCTTAGAGAGTCGCCTGCCCCGTCGCTGCCCATAAAGTCCGCCCTGAAGTCGAGCTCAAGAAATCGCTCGGCTGCTGGTCAGTCCACAGTTCAGTTCCAGGGGTCCTCAAGTCAGGGAGGAGACAGCGGATCCCAATCCCCGGATACCCCAGAGACAAGAAGGGAGTCTCCTGTGTCTTCAAACCAAGGGTCGCCGGCAGCAAGCAGCCCAGTACCCTGTATCAGGCCTTCCACTCTTCGCTACTCCCCAGCCAGAATCCCCACGGAtctgccttctgctgagatctgggatgccACTTCAGATGGAGCAG GTCTAAACGGAGAGAGTGGTTCGGGTTCGGATTTCCGAGCTCTGCGAGGCATGGGTATGTCTCGGGCTGAGGACCTTAGAGCGGAGCTGCTGAGAGCGGAACATCTGAAAGCTGAGGCTTTGTGGGAAGAAAGCTCTGACGGTTCCAG AAAATTTGATGGAAGGCCAAAGCTTTTCCTGCGTCGCTTCTTCTCCTCTATCGGACTGAACAGCGTCGGCAGGCTTGTGAAAGGGGGTCGCTCCAGCAGCATGGAACATCTCAGTCTCCCCACCGTCCAACGGGCGAGCTCGGCCTCGCCGAGCCCCACACGGAGACCGCAGCCTGCCATTCGCATCCAGAGGACGCCCTCGCTGCAGACCCTGCACACA GTGCTCCCATTGGCCCAGCTGCGTAAAGCCTCCTCTGTGCAGAGTTTAGAGAGAAGAACCGAGCGCTCAACAATACTGGGAGAGGTCCAGATACCGTTAGGCTTGGCACCCAG ccctGACACCCCCCAGATTGAGATCCACAGGGCCATAAGCGTTGAAGACATAGTTGCTGCCAGAATGGTTCATCCTATGGGCCGGGTCACCCAAGCTTTGCCTGATGGGACTATCCTGCTGGAGCTCATCAAACCCCCAAGCGGCCCCTTTGGTTTTGTTATTTCAAGGGGGAAAGGTCGACCAGATACAG GTGTATACGTGGAGAAGGTCGGCGACGGCGGTGTGGAGGGCCTGCTGGGCGTTGGCGATGAAATTCTACAGGTTAACGGGGAGGCGGTGGCAGGACTCAGTTTGGACCAGGTCACACGCCTCATGACTCGGGAGAGCACCGCCACGCTCCGGATCTTGCCTGCCCGACGCAATCTGCGCTGA